The DNA sequence ATGCTTAGGTTGGTTAATTAATAGCGATGAAGGGGTTTTATTATTAAGAGCTGTTTTAATTCCTTATACTTTTGTTCTTTTTTTCTATTTTTTTTCAGAAATTCGCCATATTTGTTGGGATTTAGGAATTGGTTTTGAGATTGAAACGGCCTATAAATCAGCTTACGCAATAATCGCTGGAACTATAATTTTTGCCAGCATCACTTGGATTATAATATTTTTAGGATAATAAAAATAAATATTTTATGAATAAAAACTCTAGAAACCCAAAATCTATAAAGGCTACAGGACAGGGGGCTGAGGCTTGGCTTAAGCACTTTAAGTCTTCAATTGCGAATTTAGCTTTGATACCTTGGCTTGTAATTTCTATGGTTCTAATAACAAAAGGTTTCTATAAAGGGGTTGATGAATGGCTAAA is a window from the Rickettsiales bacterium genome containing:
- the sdhC gene encoding succinate dehydrogenase, cytochrome b556 subunit, with the translated sequence MKKERPISPHLQIYKPQITSMMSITHRASVVATYIMLILFAIFIFAYAFMPDLECLGWLINSDEGVLLLRAVLIPYTFVLFFYFFSEIRHICWDLGIGFEIETAYKSAYAIIAGTIIFASITWIIIFLG